The Miscanthus floridulus cultivar M001 chromosome 17, ASM1932011v1, whole genome shotgun sequence genome has a window encoding:
- the LOC136514809 gene encoding uncharacterized protein produces MVSRTPTKPPPSPKLGAGSVTPSKPSPTLVARRGRALRRRLSPATTKRRGSPLKSLASATAAVAASLDRSIRSCRRHCLKLFARLAVLGSPRKRRAAAAGFQRLRSSSPPPHPPPPSQNPAVRAQSAALPPPPSPGRRTLFLDLDETLIHSQTDPPPSRFDFTVRPVIGGQAVTFYVVKRPGVEAFLRAAAEIFEVVVFTAGLQEYASLVLDRLDPDGEVFAHRLYRGACRDAGDGRLVKDLAATGRALDRAVIVDDNPNAYALQPENAVPVAPFVDDDNEQELQRVMAFLDVAAGYEDTREAIRYYKDLVTAS; encoded by the coding sequence ATGGTGTCCAGGACGCCCAcgaagccgccgccgtcgcccaagCTCGGTGCCGGCAGCGTCACCCCGTCGAAGCCGTCGCCGACGCTGGTGGCGCGCCGCGGCCGTGCTCTCCGCCGCCGTCTTTCCCCCGCCACCACCAAGCGCCGCGGGAGCCCGCTCAAGTCGCTCGCGTCTGcgaccgccgccgtcgccgcctcccTCGACCGCTCCATCCGCTCCTGCCGCCGCCACTGCCTCAAGCTCTTCGCCCGCCTCGCCGTCCTTGGCAGCCCGCGCAAGCGCCGCGCTGCTGCCGCGGGGTTCCAGCGCCTCCGCTCCTCCTCGCCGCCTCCTCATCCGCCGCCGCCTTCGCAGAACCCCGCGGTCCGCGCGCAGTCCGCggcgctcccgccgccgccgtcaccggGGAGGCGGACGCTGTTCCTGGACCTCGACGAGACGCTCATCCACTCCCAGACGGACCCACCGCCTTCGCGGTTCGACTTCACCGTGCGCCCCGTCATCGGTGGCCAAGCGGTCACCTTCTACGTCGTCAAGCGCCCGGGCGTGGAGGCGTTCCTCCGCGCAGCGGCGGAGATCTTCGAGGTCGTCGTCTTCACCGCGGGGCTCCAGGAGTACGCCTCCCTCGTGCTCGACCGCCTGGATCCCGATGGGGAGGTGTTCGCGCACCGCCTCTACCGCGGCGCGTGCCGCGACGCCGGTGACGGGAGGCTCGTCAAGGATCTCGCCGCCACCGGCCGGGCGCTGGACCGCGCTGTCATCGTCGACGACAATCCCAATGCGTACGCCCTGCAGCCGGAGAACGCCGTCCCGGTGGCGCCGTTCGTGGATGATGACAACGAACAGGAGCTGCAGAGGGTGATGGCGTTCTTGGACGTCGCAGCGGGGTACGAAGACACCCGAGAGGCCATCAGATACTACAAGGATCTCGTCACGGCAAGCTGA